One Treponema sp. J25 genomic window carries:
- a CDS encoding methyl-accepting chemotaxis protein, translated as MVELASSTNPESRAKAKELAFGRAKELFNAMRGEIDKLEDMVNENAQSIADHAVSTFKATIGLLVGIFIVTLLFIVFITLFMSFHIARPIRLNTAVASRIAFGDIALENIDQQAFRALARRRDELGETGRAMSDMIQYIQEKERVILGIAEGIVEHEVRIASEKDRLSRALVTMIDSLKNKAAALEQLGKGNLYQEIPLASSQDVLGLAMKEMAENLRSIIVGIQTASLQVAQGSQQISQSSQSLSQGSTEQAANAEEISSAIEEIAANIKQNAENALVAEKIATQASQDVQNGASAVKETVQAMKEIVQKMGIIEEIARQTNMLSLNASIEAARAGEQGKGFAVVAKEVGKLADRSKEATKEIGLLTSRSVSIAENAGTLFEKIVPGIQKTSELVQEIAIASREQSAGIEQINQAITQFDMVIQENAASSEELASTAEELMAQSEQLHEAVSYFKLEKDDESRLEGFRGSGGRTKQEESPLLFGKRKEVSSLDGGSLNTTLKHKEGQKSSVGDPKVGPAKGSEEPRKKKDSVSDQDFEEF; from the coding sequence GTGGTTGAATTAGCTTCTTCCACTAACCCCGAGTCACGGGCTAAAGCGAAAGAACTTGCCTTTGGTCGGGCAAAGGAATTGTTTAATGCCATGCGGGGGGAAATAGATAAACTCGAGGATATGGTCAATGAAAATGCCCAGAGCATAGCAGACCATGCGGTAAGCACCTTTAAGGCCACTATTGGATTACTGGTGGGGATCTTTATTGTTACGCTCCTTTTTATCGTGTTTATAACCCTCTTTATGAGTTTCCATATCGCACGGCCTATTCGATTGAATACCGCAGTGGCTTCCCGGATTGCCTTTGGGGATATAGCTCTGGAAAACATAGATCAACAGGCGTTTCGCGCTCTGGCCCGACGTCGGGATGAACTGGGAGAAACAGGCAGAGCCATGTCTGATATGATTCAATATATTCAAGAAAAAGAGCGGGTTATCCTGGGAATCGCCGAGGGAATTGTAGAACATGAAGTCCGTATCGCCAGTGAGAAGGATCGTCTTTCTCGAGCCCTGGTGACTATGATTGACTCTCTTAAGAATAAAGCTGCGGCTTTAGAACAATTAGGCAAGGGAAACCTATATCAGGAGATACCTCTGGCATCGTCCCAGGATGTACTGGGTTTGGCCATGAAAGAAATGGCGGAGAATCTTCGTTCGATTATTGTGGGAATTCAAACTGCTTCTTTGCAAGTGGCGCAAGGAAGCCAGCAGATCAGTCAGAGTTCTCAAAGCCTTTCTCAAGGTTCTACTGAACAGGCAGCGAATGCGGAAGAAATCTCCTCCGCCATAGAGGAAATCGCGGCTAACATTAAACAAAATGCAGAAAATGCCCTGGTGGCTGAAAAGATAGCAACCCAGGCGAGCCAGGATGTCCAGAATGGGGCAAGTGCCGTAAAAGAGACGGTTCAAGCCATGAAAGAAATAGTGCAGAAGATGGGAATTATTGAAGAAATTGCCCGGCAGACAAACATGCTTTCCCTGAACGCCAGTATCGAGGCCGCTCGGGCGGGGGAGCAAGGCAAGGGTTTTGCGGTGGTGGCAAAGGAGGTCGGAAAACTGGCGGACCGTTCAAAGGAAGCCACTAAAGAAATAGGTCTTCTTACTTCTCGGAGTGTCAGTATCGCCGAAAATGCGGGTACTTTGTTTGAAAAAATAGTCCCCGGTATTCAGAAGACCAGTGAACTGGTTCAGGAAATCGCCATAGCAAGCCGTGAGCAAAGTGCTGGTATTGAGCAAATTAATCAGGCCATTACCCAGTTTGATATGGTAATTCAGGAAAATGCGGCCTCCAGCGAAGAGCTCGCGAGTACCGCCGAGGAACTTATGGCCCAGTCGGAACAACTCCACGAAGCGGTAAGTTACTTCAAGCTTGAGAAAGACGATGAATCCAGGTTAGAGGGATTCCGGGGATCTGGTGGAAGAACTAAACAGGAAGAAAGCCCATTGCTATTTGGAAAAAGAAAAGAAGTCTCTTCGCTTGATGGTGGTTCGTTAAACACAACTCTTAAACATAAAGAAGGGCAAAAAAGCTCGGTGGGGGACCCAAAGGTTGGGCCAGCTAAAGGGAGCGAAGAACCGAGAAAAAAGAAGGATTCCGTCTCTGATCAGGATTTTGAGGAATTCTGA